A region of Arabidopsis thaliana chromosome 5, partial sequence DNA encodes the following proteins:
- a CDS encoding Nucleotide-sugar transporter family protein (Nucleotide-sugar transporter family protein; FUNCTIONS IN: organic anion transmembrane transporter activity; LOCATED IN: endomembrane system, membrane; EXPRESSED IN: 8 plant structures; EXPRESSED DURING: M germinated pollen stage, 4 anthesis, petal differentiation and expansion stage, E expanded cotyledon stage; CONTAINS InterPro DOMAIN/s: Protein of unknown function DUF6, transmembrane (InterPro:IPR000620), Protein of unknown function DUF250 (InterPro:IPR004853); BEST Arabidopsis thaliana protein match is: Nucleotide-sugar transporter family protein (TAIR:AT5G11230.1); Has 30201 Blast hits to 17322 proteins in 780 species: Archae - 12; Bacteria - 1396; Metazoa - 17338; Fungi - 3422; Plants - 5037; Viruses - 0; Other Eukaryotes - 2996 (source: NCBI BLink).) produces MGKGGSLSEGVIKNIIISYTYVAIWIFLSFTVIVYNKYILDKKMYDWPFPISLTMIHMSFCSTLAFLLIKVFKFVEPVSMSRDTYLRSVVPIGALYSLSLWLSNSAYIYLSVSFIQMLKALMPVAVYSIGVLFKKEGFKSETMMNMLSISFGVAIAAYGEARFDVWGVILQLGAVAFEATRLVMIQILLTSKGITLNPITSLYYVAPCCLAFLFIPWIVVEFPILRDTSSFHFDYLIFGTNSFCAFALNLAVFLLVGKTSALTMNVAGVVKDWLLIAFSWSVIKDTVTPINLFGYGIAFLGVAYYNHAKLQALKAKEAQKTAQQVDEETGRLLEEREGNEGGRKNEPED; encoded by the coding sequence ATGGGTAAAGGTGGATCACTAAGCGAAGGCGTGATTAAGAACATAATCATCTCCTACACATACGTAGCAATATGGATCTTCCTAAGCTTCACCGTCATCGTCTACAACAAATATATCCTCGACAAGAAGATGTACGATTGGCCATTCCCGATCTCACTCACAATGATCCACATGTCCTTTTGCTCAACCCTAGCTTTTCTTCTCATCAAGGTCTTCAAATTTGTCGAACCGGTCTCAATGTCACGTGACACTTATCTCAGATCCGTCGTCCCGATCGGAGCCTTGTATTCACTCTCTCTTTGGCTCTCTAACTCAGCCTACATTTACCTCTCGGTCTCCTTCATTCAGATGCTCAAAGCGTTAATGCCAGTCGCCGTTTATTCAATTGGCGTGCTCTTCAAGAAAGAGGGTTTCAAATCTGAGACGATGATGAACATGCTTTCGATCTCATTTGGTGTAGCCATTGCTGCTTATGGCGAAGCTAGATTCGATGTTTGGGGTGTGATTCTCCAGCTTGGTGCTGTTGCTTTCGAGGCGACTCGTTTGGTAATGATTCAGATCTTGCTTACTTCTAAAGGAATCACTTTGAATCCTATCACTTCTCTTTATTACGTTGCTCCTTGCTGCTTAGCTTTCTTGTTTATCCCTTGGATTGTCGTGGAGTTTCCGATCTTGAGAGATACCTCTAGCTTCCATTTCGATTACCTCATTTTCGGGACGAATTCGTTCTGTGCATTTGCTCTGAATCTTGCtgtgtttcttttggttgGGAAAACCTCTGCTTTGACCATGAATGTTGCTGGTGTGGTTAAGGACTGGCTCTTGATCGCCTTTTCGTGGTCGGTCATTAAGGACACAGTGACTCCTATTAATCTTTTTGGTTATGGGATTGCTTTCTTGGGAGTTGCGTATTATAATCACGCGAAGCTACAAGCATTGAAGGCTAAAGAAGCTCAGAAGACTGCTCAGCAAGTTGATGAAGAGACTGGTCGGCTTTTGGAAGAGAGGGAAGGAAATGAAGGTGGGAGGAAGAATGAGCCAGAGGATTAA
- a CDS encoding Xanthine/uracil/vitamin C permease (Xanthine/uracil/vitamin C permease; FUNCTIONS IN: transmembrane transporter activity; INVOLVED IN: transport, transmembrane transport; LOCATED IN: membrane; CONTAINS InterPro DOMAIN/s: Xanthine/uracil/vitamin C permease (InterPro:IPR006043); BEST Arabidopsis thaliana protein match is: Xanthine/uracil permease family protein (TAIR:AT1G65550.1); Has 1807 Blast hits to 1807 proteins in 277 species: Archae - 0; Bacteria - 0; Metazoa - 736; Fungi - 347; Plants - 385; Viruses - 0; Other Eukaryotes - 339 (source: NCBI BLink).) encodes MANGAGNGGGGAGGNGGGGNNGAGNRAEELQPHPVKEQLPGIQYCVNSPPPWLEAVVLGFQHYLLSLGITVLIPSLLVPLMGGGDAEKVKVIQTLLFVSGLTTLFQSFFGTRLPVIASASYAYIIPITSIIYSTRFTYYTDPFERFVRTMRSIQGALIITGCFQVLVCFLGVWRNIVRFLSPLSIAPLVTFTGLGLYHIGFPLVKKGPMIWDGNRCDRYGMMLCIPVVWLFAQLLTSSGVYDHKPQTTQTSCRTDRTGLITNTPCPTFDITDSFAMMAASFVTLFESTGLFYASARYGKNVGLLAMTKVGSRRVIQISAAFMLFFSIFGKFGAFFASIPLPIMASLYCIVLCFVSSAGLSFLQFCNLNSFNTKFILGFSFFMAISIPQYFREYYNGVGRCDKSDIHVTYNGCGNNCDSA; translated from the exons ATGGCAAATGGAGCCGgcaatggtggtggtggagctGGTGgcaatggtggtggtggaaacAACGGAGCAGGAAACCGGGCGGAGGAGTTACAACCCCACCCAGTGAAAGAACAACTCCCTGGAATTCAATATTGTGTCAACAGTCCTCCTCCTTGGc TTGAAGCGGTAGTGTTAGGTTTCCAGCATTATTTGTTGAGTCTTGGTATTACAGTTCTCATTCCGAGTCTATTAGTTCCACTCATGGGAGGTGGTGAT GCAGAAAAGGTTAAAGTAATACAAACATTACTATTTGTGTCTGGATTAACAACATTGTTCCAGTCTTTCTTTGGAACTCGATTGCCTGTGATCGCTTCGGCTTCTTATGCCTATATCATTCCTATCACTTCCATCATTTATTCCACCAGATTCACTTACTACACGGATCCTTTTGAA AGGTTTGTGAGAACAATGAGAAGCATACAAGGAGCTCTGATTATCACTGGTTGTTTTCAAGTTCTTGTCTGTTTCCTCGGTGTATGGAGAAATATTGTGAG ATTTCTAAGCCCTCTGTCGATTGCTCCTTTGGTAACATTTACCGGATTGGGACTCTACCACATTGGTTTCCCTTTG GTGAAGAAAGGACCGATGATTTGGGATGGAAATAGATGTGACCGTTATGGAATGATGTTATGCATTCCAGTGGTATGGTTGTTCGCTCAGCTACTCACATCGAGTGGTGTTTATGACCACAAGCCTCAAACTACTCAAACCAGTTGTCGTACAGATCGTACTGGTCTAATCACCAACACTCCTTG TCCAACTTTCGACATCACTGATTCTTTTGCGATGATGGCTGCATCTTTTGTCACTCTCTTTGAG TCGACTGGTTTGTTCTATGCATCGGCAAGATATGGAA AAAATGTTGGACTTTTAGCAATGACTAAGGTTGGGAGTCGAAGGGTGATACAAATATCAGCAGCATTCATgctttttttctccatttttg GAAAATTTGGAGCTTTTTTTGCGTCCATACCATTACCAATCATGGCATCTCTTTATTGCATCGTCTTGTGTTTTGTGT CTTCTGCGGGACTTAGCTTTCTACAATTTTGCAACCTCAATAGCTTCAACACCAAATTCATTTTgggattttcttttttcatggCTATTTCAATCCCACAATACTTCAGAGAATACTACAATGGAG TTGGCAGATGTGATAAGAGTGATATTCATGTCACATACAACGGTTGCGGCAATAATTGCGATAGTGCTTGA
- a CDS encoding transmembrane protein, putative (DUF239) (Protein of Unknown Function (DUF239); FUNCTIONS IN: molecular_function unknown; INVOLVED IN: biological_process unknown; LOCATED IN: endomembrane system; CONTAINS InterPro DOMAIN/s: Protein of unknown function DUF239, plant (InterPro:IPR004314); BEST Arabidopsis thaliana protein match is: Protein of Unknown Function (DUF239) (TAIR:AT5G60380.1); Has 30201 Blast hits to 17322 proteins in 780 species: Archae - 12; Bacteria - 1396; Metazoa - 17338; Fungi - 3422; Plants - 5037; Viruses - 0; Other Eukaryotes - 2996 (source: NCBI BLink).) encodes MSTRVRIALVMNVFLFWFSPALIRSDPNMVPLRTFKIRENVTYDCINIYKQPGLDHPLLKNHKIQMKPSVSRHELRNQTDNTKTYKNKMGCPDGTVPILRNSKEYITNAQLFAEKYFHPLSSESPGSHVAGVRSQNGPYHGVDASFSIHKLNIERDQASYAQLYVGSGLNHQINFIQAGWMINPSIFGDGGVWSYGFWKGENGNGCYNTACPGFVQVSQEVPIAQPLDQPKEDLLHYSIHQDKQTGNWWITKLIANAPNIDVGYWPKELFNLIGNGANMVGVGGAVQASHQGPSPPMGNGKFPIGDPKESAMFTNIEVLNSNYEQRRIDSFPMEKLLDSPKCYGINTDKIKLLGFAFNYGGAGGEFCGV; translated from the exons atgtCTACAAGAGTTAGGATTGCTCTTGTTATGAATGTCTTCCTTTTTTGGTTCTCACCAGCCCTAATTCGTTCGGATCCAAATATGGTGCCTCTAAGAACCTTCAAG ATACGTGAAAATGTAACATATGACTGCATTAACATTTATAAGCAACCAGGACTTGATCATCCCTTGctcaaaaaccataaaattcaG atgAAACCATCAGTTTCAAGACATGAATTAAGGAATCAAACAGACAACACTAAAACATATAAGAATAAAATGGGATGTCCAGATGGAACCGTTCCTATattaagaaattcaaaagaatatattaCCAATGCACAACTTTTCGCCGAGAAGTATTTTCATCCGCTATCAAGCGAAAGTCCTGGATCACAT GTTGCTGGAGTAAGGTCACAAAATGGTCCATATCATGGTGTAGATGCTTCATTTAGTATACATAAATTAAACATCGAAAGAGATCAGGCCTCATATGCTCAATTATATGTAGGCAGTGGTTTGAACCATCAGATCAATTTTATCCAAGCAGGTTGGATG ataaatcCAAGTATATTTGGCGATGGAGGTGTTTGGTCATATGGATTTTGGAAG GGTGAAAATGGAAATGGATGTTATAATACGGCATGTCCAGGGTTTGTTCAAGTATCACAGGAGGTTCCCATAGCCCAGCCCTTGGACCAGCCAAAGGAAGATTTGTTGCATTACTCCATCCATCAG GATAAACAAACAGGAAACTGGTGGATTACAAAACTGATAGCAAATGCACCTAACATAGATGTCGGATATTGGCCAAAAGAATTATTTAACCTAATAGGTAATGGTGCAAATATGGTGGGAGTTGGAGGTGCAGTTCAAGCTTCTCATCAAGGTCCAAGTCCTCCGATGGGTAATGGTAAATTTCCGATTGGAGACCCAAAGGAATCAGCAATGTTTACAAATATTGAAGTCTTGAATTCCAACTATGAACAACGTCGAATCGATTCTTTTCCTATGGAGAAGTTGCTAGATAGCCCCAAATGTTATGGAATAAATACcgataaaataaaactactCGGTTTTGCTTTTAATTATGGTGGTGCGGGAGGAGAATTTTGTGGAGTTTGA
- a CDS encoding hypothetical protein (DUF239) (Protein of Unknown Function (DUF239); CONTAINS InterPro DOMAIN/s: Protein of unknown function DUF239, plant (InterPro:IPR004314); BEST Arabidopsis thaliana protein match is: Protein of Unknown Function (DUF239) (TAIR:AT5G25410.1); Has 30201 Blast hits to 17322 proteins in 780 species: Archae - 12; Bacteria - 1396; Metazoa - 17338; Fungi - 3422; Plants - 5037; Viruses - 0; Other Eukaryotes - 2996 (source: NCBI BLink).): MHEPETSKPYLIFSSDNLEAMISSVLSNGDNNKNVLFTFRKTKGSLVRSDQTLPLRSFKLSENATYDCLDIFKQPGLNHPSLQNHTIQIAGVRSRAGPYHGVEAWFNGYKLNVGRYQISYTQIFIGSRLNNQDNFIQAGYIINPGFFGTGQLWTYGFWKGKDGKGCYNTACDGFIQVSRKIPIVQPIDLKPGVPDWSRWSIHQDKGTGNWWLTQILQNAPNEDIGYWPKELFNLINNGATTVGVGGAVQASGSGSSPPMGNGNFPVGGRADSAIFTNIEVLDSNYNQRKMNSFPTEIMVDSPKCYGLRIGKVKLFHRTRLGFFFNYGGPGGNSC, from the exons ATGCATGAACCAGAGACCAGCAAACCTTACTTGATATTTAGCTCCGACAATCTTGAAGCTATGATTTCCTCGGTGTTGTCGAACGGGGATAACAATAAG AATGTATTATTTACCTTTAGAAAAACCAAAG GATCCCTAGTTCGTTCTGATCAAACGTTGCCTCTCAGATCCTTCAAG TTAAGTGAAAATGCTACATACGATTGTCTAGATATTTTTAAGCAACCAGGACTTAATCATCCCTCGCTTCAAAACCACACAATCCAG ATTGCTGGAGTAAGGTCACGTGCTGGTCCATATCATGGTGTAGAAGCTTGGTTTAATGGATATAAGCTAAACGTTGGACGATACCAGATTTCATATACCCAAATATTTATAGGCAGTCGACTGAATAACCAAGACAATTTTATCCAAGCGGGTTATATT ATTAATCCAGGTTTCTTTGGCACCGGACAACTTTGGACGTATGGATTTTGGAAG GGTAAAGATGGAAAAGGATGTTACAATACAGCATGTGATGGGTTTATTCAGGTTTCGAGAAAAATTCCCATAGTCCAACCCATAGACCTTAAGCCAGGAGTCCCTGACTGGTCGCGTTGGTCCATCCATCAG GATAAAGGAACTGGAAATTGGTGGCTTACACAAATCTTACAAAATGCACCTAACGAAGATATTGGATATTGGCCAAAAGAGTTATTTAATCTTATTAATAATGGTGCTACTACGGTTGGAGTTGGAGGTGCAGTACAAGCTTCTGGTTCAGGTTCAAGTCCCCCGATGGGTAATGGTAATTTTCCAGTTGGAGGCCGCGCAGATTCAgcaatatttacaaatattgAAGTTTTGGATTCCAACTATAACCAACGTAAAATGAATTCTTTTCCTACTGAAATTATGGTAGATAGTCCAAAATGCTATGGGTTAAGAATTGGTAAGGTGAAACTATTTCATCGAACTCGACTcggtttctttttcaattatgGTGGTCCGGGCGGAAACTCTTGTTGA